Within the Stenotrophomonas maltophilia genome, the region CAGTGCATCGACGCTCAGCCTGCCGGCGCCAGCGAACAGCAACGGCAGCAGCATCGCCATGAACAGCACGGGCAGTTTGAAGTTGCCGAAACCTTGGTCGCTGATTGCATACCCCATGGCGAGGTCGCCCAGCGAGTGCCATTCCATCGGCCAGTGCACCGCATGGGTCGCCACCACGGTCAGCACCAGCAGGCTGGCAGCGGCAAAGCGGGTGCCGAAACCGACGAGCAGGCAGGCGGCACCCAGCAGTTCGAACCAAGTGGCCAGTTGCCAGTTCAGCGCGGCCGGCAAGTGGTCGAATGGAAACGGAAAGGCCTGCTGCAGGTCGGCGAACCAGTTCTGGCCGTGCAGTTTCTCCAGGCCGGATTCGAAGTACTCCCAGGCCAGCAGTACGCGCAGGCCCAGCGGGGCCAACCAGGGGGCGAGACGGTCCAGCTGGCCACGCGCGGTGGCCAGGATCGGGTAGTTCATCGGGAATCTCCGGGAGTGGGGCGTCAGGGCGGCGG harbors:
- a CDS encoding HvfX family Cu-binding RiPP maturation protein, whose translation is MNYPILATARGQLDRLAPWLAPLGLRVLLAWEYFESGLEKLHGQNWFADLQQAFPFPFDHLPAALNWQLATWFELLGAACLLVGFGTRFAAASLLVLTVVATHAVHWPMEWHSLGDLAMGYAISDQGFGNFKLPVLFMAMLLPLLFAGAGRLSVDALLARHGAGGGTWAGAGPRCR